From a single Pseudomonas sp. A34-9 genomic region:
- a CDS encoding glycosyltransferase — MNTLLTQAGYQLNEELKIWSRPDYASINYSDGDTTELRIKYLIEKARDVSVFSDELRGWCTDWPSLYYLSSTRANLLRVFDADLKGDVLEIGAGCGAITRYLGEQGGNVLALEGSARRASIARSRTRDLPNVSVLAETFENFQVDKKFDVITLIGVFEYANLFVSGENPGANMLKKVRSLLKPDGLLIIAIENQLGLKYFAGAPEDHVVTPMFGVEGRYNSTTPQTYGKQALASLLSGAGFASNEFFAPFPDYKLPVSIVTEEGFVDPDFDAGAFAWQSAQRDPQLPELCTFSLELAWPQICKNGLGMDMSNSFLIGASPVARKTLDDGTLAVHFSSDRRAEFCKSSSFKKGADNSIRVHYEKLTNIAAEPAAEAIVDFKLTASEPYIKGHVLSTKLIEIVNAQGWTYAQVGEFLKGYVAILKNISSGQSGADDLLPGQLFDAVPQNILIDQQGAPHLIDKEWSLTVGLRIEFLLFRALRQLLGSVTRFSPSADFATATYKEFVFAASAAAGYGIGEEDVRQFLSLEAAVQSAISGREPSEFHSWEEDRQVVVDNLLMAFNKTQSALATQAQALEAAGREVERVQADSLREVERVQADSLREVERVQADNQRLHSELRSELENLQSERYRLSVRLTESQAAYNDVIHSNSWFITKPIRFVVRSLRNGKKALRNNVESCKRAATVYLRNQEVKAPVPAGKSYIVEAPIARIRSVTVILPVYKGIEMTRRCIEAAMPGILSMSGAKIIAINDCSPDAGMQDMLLELEAQWPDVLTVLENPNNLGFVKTVNRGMRQAGEADIVFLNSDVIVPQNWLERLTAEAYIAPNIGTVTPFSNNATICSFPAFLYENEQAFGLDVHQIDKVFAGARLPNVKAPTGVGFCMYVRRDCLDVVGLLNEEKFGRGYGEENDLCQRALKAGWFNIITPNLYAFHEGGVSFSSTKQALIENAFKAIVELHPDYHLDIQTFIAEDPVKLVRVNRLVQLLSTLNRPKVLQVSHEAGGGVKQHVEELSEALQANTYNLILKPRKGAGAVSLYMGTFPGADELVFHLPEELPKLVALLKGCGVGFVHFHHSLGLNPALFDLPAQLGTEYALTVHDFYWLGGNPTLTNEAGVYPGQYSDDLLNPAFPLPEGVSAVEWREQLRGFLESAKTVVFPSEYTLALYQQYYALQRPIVALHVEDKRPAISSVAPIIPKPRYTVGVLGALGKEKGADYLEQLAAKAKAANAPFDFKLLGFAYRELNGIFTSGQYDAAELARLIAEHDLDLILFPAQWPETYSYTLSYALASGLPIIAPDIGAFPERLASREHTLVYPFGIEPVELLEAMSTFVQSSVAGDLIQAPSHAQSLLNPDFYEVDYLQLVNNDVPRQQQPVFLELPATGITAAEYEVPLTTREIVLLALWTLYRKPGMQRLSRSVPYGVRQKIKRKLTKRPLHEIVDLHKN; from the coding sequence TTGAATACTTTATTGACGCAAGCGGGCTATCAACTTAACGAAGAACTCAAGATCTGGTCGCGGCCGGATTACGCGAGTATCAACTACAGTGACGGCGATACCACCGAACTACGCATCAAGTACTTGATTGAGAAGGCGCGTGATGTAAGTGTTTTTTCCGATGAGCTGCGTGGCTGGTGCACCGATTGGCCATCGCTGTATTACCTGTCCAGCACCCGGGCAAATTTGCTAAGGGTGTTTGATGCCGATCTTAAAGGTGACGTCCTCGAAATCGGCGCAGGCTGTGGCGCGATTACCCGCTATCTGGGTGAGCAGGGCGGTAACGTGCTTGCGCTGGAAGGCAGTGCGCGCCGTGCAAGCATTGCCCGGTCTCGTACCAGAGACTTGCCGAACGTGTCGGTATTGGCCGAAACATTCGAAAACTTCCAGGTTGACAAGAAATTCGATGTCATCACGCTGATTGGTGTTTTTGAGTACGCCAATCTGTTTGTCTCGGGTGAGAATCCGGGCGCGAACATGCTCAAGAAAGTTCGCTCGCTATTGAAGCCCGACGGCTTGTTGATCATTGCCATCGAGAACCAGCTGGGTCTCAAATATTTCGCAGGCGCACCGGAAGACCATGTTGTGACGCCGATGTTTGGTGTCGAGGGACGCTATAACAGCACTACGCCACAAACTTACGGCAAACAGGCGCTAGCCTCGCTGCTGTCTGGTGCCGGCTTTGCGTCCAACGAATTTTTTGCTCCATTTCCAGATTACAAACTGCCGGTTTCGATTGTCACGGAAGAAGGGTTTGTCGACCCTGATTTCGATGCTGGGGCTTTTGCTTGGCAAAGCGCCCAGCGCGATCCGCAACTGCCTGAGCTGTGTACGTTCTCGCTTGAACTGGCATGGCCGCAGATCTGCAAGAATGGTTTGGGCATGGACATGTCCAATTCCTTCCTCATCGGTGCTTCGCCGGTGGCACGCAAAACCCTCGACGACGGAACCCTGGCCGTTCATTTCAGCAGTGATCGTCGGGCGGAATTCTGCAAGAGTTCGTCGTTCAAAAAAGGCGCCGATAACTCAATTCGCGTTCACTACGAGAAGTTGACCAATATTGCTGCAGAGCCTGCCGCAGAAGCCATCGTCGACTTCAAGCTGACAGCGTCCGAGCCATACATCAAAGGGCATGTTCTCTCGACGAAGTTGATCGAAATCGTCAATGCGCAAGGCTGGACTTATGCTCAGGTCGGCGAGTTCCTGAAAGGCTATGTGGCCATATTGAAAAATATCTCCAGCGGCCAGTCGGGCGCTGATGATTTATTGCCGGGACAACTTTTCGATGCCGTACCACAGAATATTCTGATCGACCAGCAAGGCGCCCCCCACCTGATAGATAAAGAGTGGTCGTTGACCGTCGGTTTGCGGATCGAATTCCTGTTGTTCAGGGCACTGCGTCAATTGCTCGGTTCGGTGACACGTTTCAGCCCGAGCGCTGACTTCGCCACGGCAACGTACAAAGAATTCGTGTTTGCAGCGTCAGCGGCAGCTGGCTATGGGATCGGCGAAGAAGATGTTCGTCAATTTCTGTCATTAGAGGCGGCTGTGCAGAGCGCCATCAGTGGCCGCGAGCCAAGTGAATTTCACTCTTGGGAAGAGGATCGACAGGTTGTCGTTGACAACTTGTTGATGGCTTTTAACAAAACCCAGTCCGCCTTGGCGACACAAGCGCAAGCGTTGGAAGCCGCTGGGCGGGAAGTTGAAAGAGTTCAGGCTGATTCCCTGCGGGAAGTTGAAAGAGTTCAGGCTGATTCCCTGCGGGAAGTTGAAAGAGTTCAGGCTGATAATCAGCGGCTTCACTCCGAACTTCGATCCGAGCTAGAGAATCTGCAGTCGGAACGCTACCGCTTGTCTGTTCGTTTGACCGAGAGTCAGGCAGCCTACAATGATGTGATTCATTCGAACTCCTGGTTCATCACCAAGCCGATTCGATTTGTCGTTCGTTCACTGCGCAACGGCAAAAAGGCTTTGCGCAATAATGTCGAAAGCTGTAAACGCGCGGCCACCGTCTACCTGCGTAACCAGGAGGTCAAGGCTCCGGTTCCCGCAGGCAAGAGTTACATCGTCGAAGCGCCAATTGCCCGTATCCGCTCCGTGACGGTGATCTTGCCGGTCTATAAAGGCATCGAGATGACCAGGCGCTGCATCGAAGCTGCCATGCCGGGCATTCTCTCGATGTCGGGTGCAAAGATCATCGCGATCAATGACTGTAGTCCGGATGCCGGGATGCAGGACATGCTTCTTGAGCTCGAAGCACAATGGCCGGACGTGCTGACTGTTTTGGAGAATCCGAACAACCTGGGATTCGTCAAAACTGTTAATCGTGGGATGCGCCAGGCCGGAGAAGCCGACATCGTGTTCCTGAACAGCGATGTGATCGTCCCGCAAAACTGGCTGGAACGGCTGACCGCAGAAGCCTACATTGCGCCGAATATCGGTACGGTTACCCCGTTCTCGAATAACGCGACCATTTGCAGTTTTCCGGCCTTCCTGTACGAAAACGAACAGGCCTTCGGACTGGATGTCCATCAGATCGACAAAGTGTTCGCCGGGGCACGACTGCCAAATGTGAAAGCACCTACCGGTGTCGGGTTCTGCATGTACGTGCGCCGCGATTGCCTGGACGTCGTGGGCTTGTTGAATGAGGAAAAATTCGGTCGTGGTTACGGCGAAGAAAACGATTTGTGCCAGCGCGCGCTCAAGGCCGGCTGGTTCAACATCATTACACCGAACCTTTACGCATTCCATGAAGGCGGCGTCAGTTTTTCTTCGACCAAGCAGGCATTGATCGAAAACGCCTTCAAAGCGATTGTCGAACTGCATCCGGACTATCATCTGGATATTCAGACGTTCATTGCCGAGGATCCGGTCAAGCTGGTGCGTGTCAACCGTCTCGTACAGTTGCTTTCGACACTCAATCGTCCCAAGGTCCTGCAGGTTTCCCATGAGGCCGGGGGCGGAGTCAAACAGCATGTCGAAGAGCTGAGCGAAGCGCTTCAGGCAAATACCTACAACCTCATCCTCAAACCTCGTAAAGGTGCGGGCGCCGTCTCTCTGTACATGGGCACATTCCCCGGCGCAGACGAGCTGGTCTTCCATCTTCCGGAAGAGCTTCCGAAGCTGGTTGCCCTGCTCAAAGGCTGCGGTGTCGGATTCGTCCATTTCCATCACTCTCTTGGATTGAATCCGGCACTGTTCGATCTTCCGGCGCAGCTGGGTACTGAATACGCATTGACGGTTCACGACTTCTATTGGCTTGGCGGCAACCCGACATTGACCAACGAGGCGGGCGTTTATCCGGGCCAGTATTCCGATGATTTACTCAATCCTGCGTTCCCTCTGCCCGAGGGTGTCTCGGCTGTCGAATGGCGCGAACAATTGAGAGGGTTCCTCGAAAGCGCGAAAACAGTCGTGTTCCCATCTGAGTACACGTTGGCGCTTTACCAGCAGTACTATGCTTTGCAGCGTCCGATCGTAGCGTTGCATGTCGAGGACAAGCGACCGGCAATCTCTTCGGTGGCACCGATCATTCCAAAACCGCGTTATACCGTGGGCGTGTTGGGTGCGCTGGGCAAGGAAAAGGGCGCGGATTATCTCGAGCAACTGGCTGCGAAAGCGAAGGCCGCAAACGCCCCCTTCGACTTCAAGCTGCTTGGCTTCGCTTACCGGGAATTGAACGGGATTTTCACCAGCGGGCAATACGACGCAGCGGAGCTCGCGCGGTTGATCGCGGAGCATGATCTCGACTTGATCCTGTTTCCTGCGCAATGGCCGGAAACTTACAGCTACACACTCAGCTATGCGCTGGCGTCAGGGCTGCCGATCATCGCGCCGGATATCGGTGCGTTCCCCGAGCGCCTGGCCAGCCGTGAACATACCCTCGTGTACCCATTTGGCATCGAGCCTGTAGAGCTTCTGGAAGCAATGAGCACATTTGTGCAGTCATCGGTGGCGGGGGACTTGATCCAGGCACCTTCGCATGCGCAAAGTCTGTTGAATCCAGATTTCTATGAAGTCGATTATTTGCAACTGGTGAATAACGATGTTCCGCGTCAGCAACAGCCCGTTTTCCTCGAACTCCCTGCCACGGGCATTACTGCGGCCGAGTACGAAGTACCGTTGACTACCCGGGAAATTGTGCTGCTCGCTCTGTGGACGTTGTACCGCAAGCCTGGCATGCAGCGACTCAGTCGTTCGGTTCCGTATGGTGTACGTCAGAAAATCAAGAGAAAGTTGACCAAGCGTCCACTTCACGAAATAGTCGACCTGCACAAAAACTAA